Proteins from a single region of Leuconostoc gasicomitatum LMG 18811:
- a CDS encoding segregation and condensation protein A, giving the protein MEKVVIGTHSLTIKLSDFEGPLDLLLHLIKQSEMDIFDLQIAKITEQYLVFIHEQKKMQLDVASEYLVMAATLVQIKSADLLPQEIFEENFVEESYFDPREELMVQLLTYKQFQVASDQLREREKQHQQSFARLPLLPPINVELETKLAPGLGLVDLQTAFAHLLKKRKQQKPISRRVISEKYTMTTAIKNIRQRFSTQKIGDMVTFDSLFDNVYDREPLVMTFLALLEMAKEDKVSLHQENTQSEIFLKIEKLDDNE; this is encoded by the coding sequence ATGGAGAAAGTCGTCATCGGAACACATAGTTTAACAATTAAATTAAGTGATTTTGAAGGGCCGCTAGATCTACTACTACATTTAATTAAGCAATCAGAGATGGATATTTTTGATTTACAAATTGCCAAAATCACGGAACAATATTTAGTTTTTATTCATGAACAGAAAAAAATGCAATTAGATGTTGCAAGTGAGTATCTTGTCATGGCAGCGACCCTCGTGCAAATCAAGTCGGCTGACTTGCTACCTCAAGAAATTTTTGAGGAAAATTTTGTTGAAGAATCATATTTTGATCCACGTGAAGAATTGATGGTGCAATTGCTGACTTATAAGCAGTTTCAAGTAGCCAGTGATCAATTGCGCGAACGCGAGAAACAACATCAGCAATCATTTGCTAGATTACCTTTGTTACCACCAATTAATGTTGAATTAGAAACAAAGTTAGCGCCAGGTCTTGGATTAGTTGATCTACAAACCGCTTTTGCGCATTTATTAAAGAAAAGAAAGCAACAAAAACCTATTAGCCGGCGCGTTATCAGTGAAAAATATACTATGACGACAGCTATTAAGAACATTAGACAACGTTTTTCAACTCAAAAAATTGGAGACATGGTGACTTTTGATTCACTATTTGACAATGTTTATGATCGCGAGCCGTTGGTAATGACCTTTTTAGCTTTACTTGAAATGGCTAAAGAAGATAAGGTGTCATTACACCAAGAAAATACACAATCAGAAATATTCTTAAAAATTGAAAAGTTGGACGATAATGAATAA